A single genomic interval of Mycobacterium sp. DL592 harbors:
- a CDS encoding DUF2631 domain-containing protein has product MPSTEVERYNDVDPADVPSAAWGWSKINYRSWYAFGIFAIVFLLGMLRGNHVGHVEDYVLIGFAILVAGIVIRDWWGRRRGWLR; this is encoded by the coding sequence CAGCACCGAGGTGGAGCGCTACAACGACGTCGATCCCGCCGACGTCCCCTCAGCTGCCTGGGGTTGGAGCAAGATCAACTACCGCAGCTGGTACGCCTTCGGCATCTTCGCCATCGTGTTCCTGCTGGGCATGTTGCGCGGCAACCACGTCGGCCACGTCGAGGACTACGTGCTGATCGGGTTCGCGATCCTGGTGGCGGGCATCGTCATCCGCGACTGGTGGGGCCGCCGCCGCGGCTGGTTGCGCTAG
- the rlmN gene encoding 23S rRNA (adenine(2503)-C(2))-methyltransferase RlmN, producing the protein MKQELVFEAPRRALPPRHLADLDAEGRAAAVAELGLPAFRAKQLAQQYYGRLLADPQQMTDLPAAVRDTVAEALFPTLLSVAKEIECDAGETRKTLWRAHDGTTFESVLMRYPNRNTVCISSQAGCGMACPFCATGQGGLTRNLSTAEILEQVRAAAVTLRDGFGDRLSNVVFMGMGEPLANYNRVLAAVRRITAAPPDGFGISARSVTVSTVGLAPAIRKLADEHLGVTLALSLHTPDDELRDTLVPVNDRWKVAEALEAARYYADATGRRVSIEYALIRDVNDQPWRADLLGKKLHRSLGALVHVNLIPLNPTPGSKWDASPKPVEREFVRRVRAQGVSCTVRDTRGREIAAACGQLAAEG; encoded by the coding sequence ATGAAACAAGAGCTGGTCTTCGAGGCACCCCGCCGCGCGCTGCCGCCGCGGCACCTCGCCGACCTCGACGCCGAGGGCCGCGCGGCTGCCGTGGCCGAACTGGGCCTTCCCGCCTTCCGGGCCAAGCAACTGGCCCAGCAGTACTACGGCAGGCTGCTGGCCGACCCGCAGCAGATGACCGATCTGCCTGCCGCGGTGCGTGACACCGTCGCCGAGGCGCTGTTCCCCACGCTGCTCTCGGTGGCCAAGGAGATCGAGTGCGACGCGGGGGAGACCCGAAAGACGTTGTGGCGCGCCCACGATGGCACGACATTCGAGTCGGTGCTGATGCGCTACCCGAACCGCAACACCGTCTGCATCTCTTCGCAGGCCGGCTGCGGGATGGCCTGCCCGTTCTGCGCGACCGGGCAAGGTGGGCTGACCCGCAACCTGAGCACTGCGGAGATCCTCGAGCAGGTGCGTGCCGCGGCCGTGACGTTGCGCGACGGCTTCGGGGACCGGCTGTCGAACGTCGTCTTCATGGGCATGGGTGAGCCGCTGGCCAACTACAACCGGGTGCTGGCGGCCGTGCGCCGCATCACTGCCGCGCCGCCGGACGGGTTCGGCATCTCCGCGCGCTCGGTCACCGTGTCGACGGTCGGCCTGGCCCCGGCGATCCGCAAACTCGCCGACGAGCACCTCGGGGTCACCCTTGCGCTGTCGCTGCACACCCCCGACGACGAACTACGCGACACCCTGGTCCCGGTCAACGACCGCTGGAAGGTCGCCGAGGCGCTGGAGGCCGCGCGTTACTACGCCGACGCGACGGGCCGGCGGGTGTCCATCGAGTACGCGCTGATCCGCGACGTCAACGACCAGCCGTGGCGCGCTGACCTGCTGGGCAAGAAGCTGCACCGCTCGCTGGGGGCGCTGGTGCACGTCAACCTGATCCCGCTCAACCCCACCCCGGGCAGCAAGTGGGATGCCAGCCCCAAGCCGGTGGAGCGGGAGTTCGTGCGCAGGGTGCGCGCGCAGGGAGTGTCGTGCACGGTTCGGGACACCCGGGGACGCGAGATCGCGGCCGCCTGCGGGCAGCTGGCCGCCGAAGGTTAG
- a CDS encoding phosphatidate cytidylyltransferase, whose amino-acid sequence MTPQQPSPVADTESGTAGSDAPDKKASRAGRNLPAAIAVGAVLGAMAIGSLLFAPKWWFPLLAVAIAIATHEVIRRLREHGYAMPTVPLLLGGQAMIWLAWPWGVAGTLGAYGATIVVAMVWRLLGHGLREQPVNYLRDIAATVLLATWVPLFASFTVLLILEDHGGARVFTVIATVVFADIGGYIAGVLFGKHLMAPAISPKKSWEGLGGSLLFGVTAAVLSVTFLLHKPAWVGLPLGLMLVITGVLGDLVESQVKRDLGIKDMGTLLPGHGGIMDRIDAMLPSAVVGWIVLTLLA is encoded by the coding sequence ATGACCCCTCAGCAACCATCGCCCGTGGCAGACACCGAGTCCGGCACCGCCGGTTCCGACGCGCCGGACAAGAAGGCGTCGCGGGCCGGACGCAACCTGCCCGCCGCGATCGCCGTGGGCGCCGTCCTGGGCGCGATGGCGATCGGCAGCCTGCTGTTCGCGCCGAAGTGGTGGTTCCCGCTGCTGGCCGTCGCCATCGCGATCGCCACCCACGAGGTGATCCGCCGGCTACGCGAACACGGCTATGCGATGCCGACGGTGCCGCTGCTGCTCGGCGGCCAGGCGATGATCTGGCTGGCCTGGCCGTGGGGTGTGGCGGGGACGCTGGGCGCCTACGGCGCGACGATCGTGGTCGCCATGGTGTGGCGCCTGCTCGGCCACGGTCTACGCGAACAGCCGGTCAACTATCTGCGCGACATCGCCGCGACGGTCCTGCTGGCCACCTGGGTGCCGCTGTTCGCCAGCTTCACCGTGCTGCTGATCCTGGAGGACCATGGCGGCGCCCGGGTGTTCACGGTGATCGCCACCGTCGTCTTCGCCGACATCGGCGGCTATATCGCCGGCGTGCTGTTCGGCAAGCACCTGATGGCCCCGGCGATCAGTCCCAAGAAATCCTGGGAGGGCCTCGGCGGTTCACTGCTGTTCGGCGTCACCGCCGCGGTGTTGTCGGTGACATTCCTGCTGCACAAGCCCGCCTGGGTCGGCCTGCCGCTCGGCTTGATGCTCGTGATCACCGGCGTGCTCGGCGACCTGGTCGAATCCCAGGTCAAACGAGACCTGGGTATCAAGGACATGGGAACGCTGCTGCCCGGCCACGGCGGGATCATGGATCGCATCGACGCCATGCTGCCCTCTGCGGTAGTCGGCTGGATCGTGCTGACGCTGCTGGCCTGA
- the frr gene encoding ribosome recycling factor — MIEETLFDAEEKMEKAVAVARDDLSSIRTGRANPGMFARVVVDYYGSMTPITQLSSINVPEARMVVIKPYEASQLKVIEDAIRHSDLGVNPTNDGNIIRVSIPQLTEERRRDLVKQAKAKGEDAKVSVRNVRRKAMEELARIKKDGDAGEDDVSRAEKDLDKTTHTYVTQIDELVKHKEGELLEV; from the coding sequence ATGATCGAAGAGACCCTCTTCGATGCCGAAGAAAAGATGGAGAAGGCTGTCGCCGTCGCGCGCGACGACCTGTCCTCCATCCGGACCGGACGGGCCAACCCCGGTATGTTCGCCCGCGTCGTCGTCGACTACTACGGGTCGATGACCCCGATCACCCAGCTGTCGAGCATCAACGTCCCCGAGGCGCGGATGGTCGTCATCAAGCCCTATGAGGCCTCCCAACTCAAGGTGATCGAAGACGCCATCCGCCACTCCGACCTCGGCGTCAACCCGACCAACGATGGCAACATCATCCGGGTGTCGATCCCGCAGCTCACCGAGGAGCGGCGCCGGGACCTGGTCAAGCAGGCCAAGGCCAAGGGCGAGGACGCCAAGGTCTCGGTGCGCAACGTCCGGCGCAAGGCGATGGAGGAGCTGGCCCGGATCAAGAAGGACGGCGACGCCGGCGAGGACGACGTCAGCCGCGCGGAGAAGGACCTCGACAAGACCACCCACACCTACGTCACGCAGATCGACGAACTGGTCAAGCACAAGGAAGGCGAACTGCTGGAGGTCTGA
- the pyrH gene encoding UMP kinase, which produces MGEPASTNGAEPSAHESQPLRPKYARVLLKLGGEMFGGGAVGLDPDVVAQVARQIAEVVRSGVQVAVVIGGGNFFRGAQLQQRGMERTRSDYMGMLGTVMNSLALQDFLEKEGIVTRVQTAITMGQVAEPYLPLRAVRHLEKGRVVIFGAGMGLPYFSTDTTAAQRALEIGADVVLMAKAVDGVFTDDPRENPDAELLTEISHREVIDRELRVADATAFSLCMDNGMPILVFNLLTNGNIARAVAGEKIGTLVTT; this is translated from the coding sequence ATGGGGGAGCCGGCCAGCACCAACGGCGCCGAGCCGTCGGCGCACGAGTCCCAGCCACTGCGCCCGAAGTATGCGCGCGTACTGCTCAAACTCGGCGGTGAGATGTTCGGCGGCGGTGCCGTCGGACTCGACCCTGACGTGGTCGCCCAGGTGGCCCGCCAGATCGCCGAGGTGGTGCGCAGCGGTGTGCAGGTCGCTGTCGTCATCGGCGGTGGCAACTTCTTCCGCGGCGCGCAGCTGCAGCAGCGCGGTATGGAACGTACCCGCTCGGACTACATGGGCATGCTCGGCACTGTGATGAACAGCCTTGCGCTGCAGGACTTCCTGGAGAAGGAAGGCATCGTCACCCGGGTGCAGACCGCCATCACCATGGGTCAGGTCGCTGAGCCCTACCTGCCGCTGCGCGCGGTACGGCACCTGGAAAAGGGCCGGGTCGTCATCTTCGGCGCCGGTATGGGGCTGCCGTACTTCTCCACCGACACCACCGCCGCACAGCGCGCGCTGGAGATCGGCGCCGACGTGGTGCTGATGGCCAAGGCGGTCGACGGGGTGTTCACCGACGACCCGCGGGAGAACCCGGATGCCGAGCTGCTCACCGAGATCAGCCACCGCGAGGTCATCGACCGCGAGCTGCGGGTCGCCGACGCCACCGCCTTCAGCCTGTGCATGGACAACGGAATGCCGATCCTGGTCTTCAACCTGCTGACCAACGGGAATATCGCCCGTGCGGTCGCAGGTGAGAAGATCGGGACTCTGGTCACCACCTGA
- a CDS encoding Fe-S protein produces MELLRNVVVLLHIAGFAVTFGAWVAEAAATRFRVTRVMDYGLLLSLLTGLALAAPWPAGTVLNYPKIGIKLFILIVIGGLLGMGGARQRRTGEPVPRPIFVAVGVLSFTAAAVAVLW; encoded by the coding sequence ATGGAGCTACTACGCAACGTAGTCGTCTTGCTGCACATCGCCGGGTTCGCCGTGACGTTCGGGGCCTGGGTCGCCGAAGCCGCGGCCACCCGCTTCCGCGTCACCCGCGTCATGGATTACGGGCTGTTGCTGTCACTGCTGACCGGCCTGGCGCTGGCGGCGCCGTGGCCGGCGGGCACCGTGCTCAACTACCCCAAGATCGGGATCAAGCTGTTCATCCTAATTGTGATCGGCGGCCTCCTCGGGATGGGTGGCGCCCGGCAGCGCCGCACCGGCGAACCGGTCCCGCGGCCGATTTTCGTCGCGGTGGGCGTGCTGTCGTTCACGGCGGCCGCTGTCGCCGTGCTCTGGTGA
- a CDS encoding primary-amine oxidase: protein MTMDSIVLSGSPTADAVRYPLDPLSGAEIEAAAQIIKESDFASGTVKFVMIQLAEPDKTPTLTFAGLAEDIPRRAFVTMYDPAAKMIYEAVVDIGARTVDSWTPIPGRFPSYLVEHMTGVEEVVRADPRWQEAMRKRGVTDFDLAMIDPWPAGYYGAQDHYDNSPLICRPLTFMRAAPSEHGYARPVEGLIVTFDLDSMKVFDIEDHGVVPLPPKAGNYTAKYMFDEDNRPAFTQFRDDVKTIEITQPDGPSFTVDGWNVQWQKWSLRVGFNPREGLTLHEVTYNDRGTVRPVMYRAALSEMVVPYGDTSPTHWNKNVFDMGEVGMGFSANPLTLGCDCLGEIYYFDGTVHDSDGNAVVIPNAICMHEEDYGISWKHTDFRTDEVEVRRARRLVISMICTVGNYEYGFFWYLYNDASIEMEVKLSGVLTTGSIPEGETPRWGKLVAPGIYGPNHQHFFNFRLDMTVDGPDNSVYEVDSIPEPEPELNPHHNAWIAKDTLVASEAQGARDWNWSTGRYWKVVNPSKLNELGSPVGYKLMPRDPVPVMVQEGSYIYDRARFVQHNLWVTKYDPAEKFAAGDYMYQSADAQGLPQYVADDAPLENTDIVLWYTVGAHHIVCPEDWPVMPCHYTGFKMKPIGFFDGNPALDVPPSPPKGCHSHH, encoded by the coding sequence ATGACGATGGACAGCATTGTGCTCAGCGGCTCTCCGACAGCCGATGCGGTGCGCTACCCGCTCGATCCGCTGTCGGGCGCCGAGATCGAGGCCGCGGCCCAGATCATCAAGGAGTCCGATTTCGCCTCGGGCACAGTCAAGTTCGTGATGATCCAGCTCGCCGAGCCGGACAAGACCCCGACGCTGACATTCGCCGGGCTAGCCGAGGACATCCCGCGGCGGGCATTCGTCACGATGTATGACCCGGCAGCCAAGATGATCTACGAGGCGGTGGTCGACATCGGCGCCCGCACCGTCGATTCGTGGACGCCGATCCCGGGGCGGTTCCCGTCCTACCTCGTCGAACACATGACGGGTGTGGAAGAGGTAGTCCGCGCCGATCCGCGTTGGCAGGAGGCGATGCGCAAGCGCGGAGTCACCGACTTCGATCTGGCGATGATCGATCCGTGGCCGGCCGGGTACTACGGCGCCCAGGATCACTACGACAACTCGCCGTTGATCTGCCGGCCGCTGACGTTCATGAGGGCCGCCCCCTCCGAACACGGCTACGCACGCCCGGTCGAGGGATTGATCGTCACGTTCGACCTCGATTCCATGAAGGTGTTCGACATCGAGGATCACGGTGTGGTTCCGTTGCCGCCCAAGGCCGGGAACTACACCGCCAAGTACATGTTCGACGAGGACAACCGGCCGGCTTTCACACAGTTCCGCGACGACGTGAAGACCATCGAGATCACCCAACCCGACGGCCCGAGCTTCACCGTGGACGGCTGGAACGTGCAGTGGCAGAAGTGGTCTCTGCGGGTGGGCTTCAACCCTCGCGAAGGTCTGACGTTGCACGAGGTCACCTACAACGACCGCGGGACGGTGCGGCCGGTGATGTACCGGGCCGCCCTGTCGGAGATGGTGGTGCCCTACGGTGACACCTCGCCGACCCACTGGAACAAGAACGTGTTCGACATGGGTGAAGTCGGGATGGGCTTTTCGGCGAACCCGTTGACGCTGGGCTGTGACTGTCTCGGCGAGATCTACTACTTCGACGGCACGGTTCACGACTCCGACGGCAACGCCGTGGTGATCCCGAACGCGATCTGCATGCATGAGGAGGACTATGGGATCTCCTGGAAGCACACCGATTTCCGCACCGACGAAGTCGAGGTGCGCCGGGCCCGCCGCCTGGTGATCTCGATGATCTGCACCGTCGGCAATTACGAGTACGGGTTCTTCTGGTACCTCTACAACGACGCCTCCATCGAGATGGAGGTCAAGCTGTCCGGGGTACTGACCACCGGCTCGATCCCCGAAGGTGAGACCCCGCGGTGGGGCAAGCTCGTCGCGCCGGGGATCTACGGCCCAAATCACCAGCACTTCTTCAACTTCCGGCTCGACATGACCGTCGACGGGCCGGACAACAGTGTCTACGAGGTCGATTCCATCCCGGAGCCCGAACCCGAGCTCAACCCGCACCACAACGCGTGGATCGCCAAGGACACGCTGGTGGCATCCGAGGCGCAGGGCGCCAGGGACTGGAACTGGTCGACCGGCCGGTACTGGAAGGTCGTCAACCCCTCGAAGCTCAACGAACTTGGCAGCCCGGTGGGCTACAAGCTGATGCCGCGCGATCCGGTGCCGGTGATGGTGCAGGAGGGCTCCTACATCTACGACCGGGCCCGCTTCGTGCAGCACAACCTCTGGGTGACCAAGTACGACCCCGCGGAGAAGTTCGCGGCAGGCGACTACATGTACCAAAGCGCCGACGCGCAGGGGCTGCCCCAGTATGTGGCCGACGACGCGCCGCTGGAGAACACCGACATCGTGCTCTGGTACACCGTCGGGGCCCACCACATCGTGTGCCCGGAGGACTGGCCGGTGATGCCGTGCCATTACACCGGGTTCAAGATGAAGCCGATCGGCTTCTTCGACGGCAATCCGGCACTCGATGTGCCGCCGTCACCGCCGAAGGGCTGCCACAGCCATCACTGA
- a CDS encoding APC family permease, whose protein sequence is MTQELEASPPTQRDKLLTTELVPEQVLPKVMTTFGLTATYVFIICWITGSSIMAAGGWTAIPMWILGILTFLIPAGMAVAELGNLWPGEGGVYIWATRTMGETWGFIGGYLSWIPVVLNSASSPAIILQFLLLAFHAELGLTMSIILQVALLWAVIGLALAKLAANQRIMNTVFVVYWVLTAVIFISGVIYAFRNGSAQPFTAHAALVPDFAGAGFLYGTVLLYLVGVETPYNMGAEFLSVRKSGPKMVVYGSIALILIYLLTTLGTVMVLPADQVDPVTGVIGMLGTAAPKGVMEVAGVVLACIVFVALMSYQVTYSRLIFVSGLERHLPRIFTHLNPRTRNPVTAVLIQGVLSSLLIVGLYSQSSMANVTVFLQGGLSIAWLISGFFFLFPVILARKKYADRYAAEQFWRIPGGIVGVWITVVIGTLGTLGGIYYSFAKSWIKDVPDSTWMVWTGSIAVGMFALGVVVYIFGRRSARKMTQEDALAHLAVLDLTKTETGTV, encoded by the coding sequence ATGACACAAGAGCTCGAGGCTTCGCCGCCAACTCAGCGCGACAAGCTGCTCACCACCGAACTGGTCCCGGAGCAGGTGCTGCCCAAGGTCATGACGACCTTCGGTCTCACCGCCACCTACGTCTTCATCATCTGCTGGATCACCGGCTCGTCGATCATGGCGGCCGGTGGCTGGACGGCGATCCCGATGTGGATCCTCGGCATCCTCACATTCCTCATCCCGGCGGGTATGGCCGTTGCCGAGCTGGGCAACCTGTGGCCCGGTGAAGGCGGTGTCTACATCTGGGCCACCCGCACGATGGGGGAGACGTGGGGCTTCATCGGCGGCTACCTGTCGTGGATTCCGGTGGTGCTCAACTCCGCGTCGTCCCCGGCGATCATCCTGCAGTTCCTGCTACTGGCGTTCCACGCCGAACTGGGCCTGACGATGTCGATCATCTTGCAGGTGGCGCTGCTGTGGGCGGTCATCGGTTTGGCGCTGGCCAAGCTGGCGGCCAACCAGCGCATCATGAACACCGTCTTCGTCGTGTACTGGGTGCTGACCGCGGTCATCTTCATCTCAGGTGTCATCTATGCGTTCCGCAATGGGTCGGCCCAGCCGTTCACCGCGCACGCGGCACTGGTGCCCGACTTCGCCGGCGCGGGCTTCCTCTACGGCACGGTGCTGCTCTACCTGGTCGGCGTCGAGACGCCCTACAACATGGGTGCGGAGTTCCTGTCGGTGCGCAAGAGCGGGCCGAAGATGGTGGTGTACGGGTCGATCGCGCTGATCCTGATCTACCTGCTGACCACGCTGGGCACCGTGATGGTGCTGCCCGCCGACCAGGTCGACCCCGTCACCGGCGTCATCGGGATGCTCGGCACCGCCGCCCCCAAGGGCGTGATGGAGGTCGCCGGCGTCGTCCTGGCCTGCATCGTGTTCGTGGCGTTGATGAGCTACCAGGTCACCTATTCGCGACTGATCTTCGTCTCCGGTCTGGAGCGCCATCTGCCGCGAATCTTCACCCACCTCAACCCGCGCACCCGCAACCCGGTGACCGCCGTGCTGATCCAGGGTGTGTTGTCCTCGCTGCTCATCGTCGGCCTCTATTCGCAGAGCAGCATGGCCAATGTCACGGTGTTCCTGCAGGGCGGCCTGTCGATCGCCTGGCTGATCTCCGGGTTCTTCTTCCTGTTCCCGGTCATCCTGGCCCGCAAGAAGTATGCCGATCGCTATGCCGCCGAACAGTTCTGGCGCATTCCCGGCGGCATCGTCGGCGTGTGGATCACGGTGGTGATCGGCACATTGGGCACGCTCGGCGGCATCTACTACTCGTTCGCCAAGTCGTGGATCAAGGACGTGCCGGACAGCACCTGGATGGTGTGGACCGGCAGCATCGCGGTGGGCATGTTCGCGCTCGGCGTGGTCGTCTACATCTTCGGCCGGCGCTCCGCTCGGAAGATGACCCAGGAGGACGCGCTGGCCCATCTGGCGGTCCTCGACCTGACCAAGACCGAAACCGGAACGGTGTAA
- a CDS encoding ABC transporter ATP-binding protein produces the protein MTAVEDAPSDTAEVTGSQPVIEVSDVWKLHKLGDEVVKALVAVELTVQPGEFVCLMGPSGSGKSTLLNIIGGLDRPTKGSVSIAGRDTAALTESQFAALRHDTIGFIFQSYNLIPFLSAVENVELPLMFEPYDRKALRQRALELLDLVGLSHRVHHQPTKMSGGEQQRTAIARSLISNPTLVLADEPTANLDHRTGETVVRMLRDLCSTLGVTVVASTHDPTVADEASRVVRMKDGQIINGQPPSGDTA, from the coding sequence GTGACCGCAGTCGAAGATGCCCCGTCGGATACCGCCGAGGTCACCGGCTCTCAACCGGTCATCGAGGTCAGCGATGTGTGGAAGCTGCACAAGCTCGGCGACGAGGTGGTCAAGGCACTCGTCGCCGTCGAGTTGACGGTCCAGCCGGGCGAATTCGTCTGCCTGATGGGTCCCAGCGGTAGCGGCAAGTCCACTCTGCTCAACATCATCGGCGGCCTGGACCGCCCGACCAAGGGATCGGTGAGCATCGCCGGCCGGGACACCGCGGCGCTGACCGAGAGCCAGTTCGCCGCACTGCGCCACGACACGATCGGGTTCATCTTCCAGAGCTACAACCTCATCCCGTTTCTGTCCGCGGTCGAGAACGTCGAGCTACCACTGATGTTCGAACCCTACGACCGCAAGGCGCTGCGACAGCGGGCCCTGGAACTGCTCGACCTCGTCGGCTTGAGCCACCGCGTGCACCACCAGCCGACCAAGATGTCCGGCGGCGAACAACAGCGCACCGCCATCGCCCGTTCGCTGATCAGCAATCCCACCCTTGTGCTCGCCGACGAACCCACGGCGAACCTGGACCACCGGACCGGGGAGACGGTGGTCCGCATGCTGCGCGACCTGTGCTCGACGCTCGGCGTCACGGTGGTCGCCAGCACCCACGATCCCACGGTGGCCGACGAAGCGAGCCGTGTCGTCCGGATGAAAGACGGACAAATCATCAATGGACAACCGCCATCGGGAGATACCGCATGA
- a CDS encoding ABC transporter permease: protein MIARGLSYGWLAARRRVGEMILPIVTTATGAFLVVTVFGMSAGIREQSAALGHAAEIGRAVILIALTVLLVGVVEVAVATTRTVAHRTRELGVLGATGVPRGPVVAALLVEPVVAATLGAVLGVVLAVLASIMLAALGFVPTGVSPAGLTLGAVIAIVVSIIAAVATSIVPTWNAASRPPIRSLTGG from the coding sequence ATGATCGCTCGTGGTCTGTCCTACGGCTGGCTGGCCGCCCGCCGCCGGGTCGGCGAGATGATCCTGCCCATCGTCACCACCGCGACCGGCGCCTTCCTGGTCGTCACCGTCTTCGGTATGTCGGCCGGAATCCGCGAGCAGTCAGCCGCATTGGGCCATGCCGCCGAGATCGGCCGCGCGGTGATCCTCATCGCCTTGACAGTCCTGCTGGTCGGTGTCGTCGAGGTCGCGGTGGCCACCACCCGCACCGTCGCGCACCGCACCCGCGAACTCGGGGTACTGGGTGCCACCGGTGTACCGCGGGGGCCGGTGGTCGCCGCACTGCTCGTCGAGCCCGTCGTGGCCGCCACCCTCGGCGCCGTGCTCGGTGTGGTGCTGGCCGTGCTGGCATCGATCATGTTGGCGGCGTTGGGTTTTGTGCCTACCGGAGTGTCGCCGGCGGGCCTGACGCTGGGCGCGGTGATCGCGATCGTGGTCAGCATCATCGCCGCCGTGGCCACCAGCATCGTGCCTACCTGGAACGCAGCGTCGCGTCCGCCCATCCGTTCCCTGACCGGAGGTTAG
- a CDS encoding ABC transporter permease — protein MESTVSPTISRPTAIATSTGNNTFVRLLRFALANIRRRPERFVLSVLGIALAITCVTVVRTISSSFAITGQDSVTDVIGGAQLWAVPSAGVHYDSTVQALVADGQAPALEMPDGWRGFRTLSGVTEVGGNPVSIRGNDEIDSGKAILGSALADRLGLHNGDRVSVGGRELQADVVGTGQSLTVSTDVAQAVVGDNGWWTIFAPPGQDKNRDLGPTFGAVVGLPSTTDPSVKPKPNGPGLIYDTVGGSGPLTFEQKFSALFSGKVTGSTLGLISIIGLGLGFVIAASSFLAAVQERRREFGIMSSIGLADEVLYFFLVESAVIFVAAYVIGVLAAGVAVALVIPGIATPVAWLQAAGMVAGFLPAMAIVGALVPVHRLLQQRPVDLLGDR, from the coding sequence GTGGAGTCCACTGTGTCACCCACGATTTCGCGACCAACGGCGATCGCCACCTCAACCGGGAACAACACCTTCGTGCGTTTGCTCCGGTTCGCCTTGGCCAACATCCGCCGAAGGCCCGAACGGTTCGTGCTGTCCGTTCTGGGCATCGCGCTGGCCATCACCTGTGTCACCGTCGTGCGCACGATCTCGTCGAGTTTCGCTATCACAGGCCAAGATTCGGTCACCGACGTGATCGGCGGCGCCCAGCTGTGGGCAGTCCCCTCGGCCGGGGTGCACTATGACAGCACTGTCCAGGCACTCGTTGCCGACGGTCAGGCGCCCGCGTTGGAGATGCCGGACGGCTGGCGCGGGTTCCGGACACTGTCGGGCGTGACCGAGGTCGGCGGTAACCCCGTCTCCATCCGGGGCAACGACGAAATCGACTCTGGCAAAGCCATTCTCGGTTCCGCGCTGGCCGACCGACTGGGCCTGCACAATGGTGACCGGGTATCGGTGGGGGGCCGCGAACTGCAGGCCGACGTCGTCGGTACGGGTCAGTCGCTCACGGTCTCGACGGACGTGGCGCAGGCGGTCGTCGGCGACAACGGCTGGTGGACGATCTTCGCGCCGCCCGGCCAGGACAAGAACCGCGACCTCGGGCCGACCTTCGGCGCGGTTGTCGGACTGCCATCGACCACCGATCCGTCGGTGAAGCCGAAACCCAACGGCCCCGGCCTGATCTACGACACCGTGGGCGGGTCCGGACCGCTGACGTTCGAGCAGAAGTTCTCAGCGCTGTTCTCCGGCAAGGTCACCGGCTCCACTCTTGGCCTCATCTCGATCATCGGCCTGGGGCTGGGCTTCGTCATCGCGGCGTCCTCCTTCCTGGCCGCCGTTCAGGAGCGACGCCGCGAGTTCGGGATCATGTCGAGCATCGGTCTTGCCGACGAGGTGCTGTACTTCTTCCTGGTCGAGTCCGCGGTGATCTTTGTGGCGGCTTACGTCATCGGGGTGCTCGCTGCGGGAGTTGCTGTCGCACTTGTTATTCCGGGAATCGCCACCCCCGTCGCCTGGTTGCAGGCCGCCGGGATGGTGGCCGGCTTCCTGCCCGCGATGGCCATCGTCGGCGCGCTGGTACCGGTGCACCGGCTGCTCCAACAACGTCCCGTCGACCTGCTCGGAGACCGCTGA